One stretch of Planctomycetota bacterium DNA includes these proteins:
- a CDS encoding SpoIIE family protein phosphatase — translation MDLVALLNASASSGERLNLQLRGLGRLLDTSRALAAEVDLARAVELLTEGMREAIDCEQANLFEYDAQHDSFNSPSAPAGTGNGRAAVGNWLAGQAAHERRVVNLDQADGDVRSGLAAPVCSPTSHALLGVLELLNKRGGSFDRFDECLLDEFGRHAAVALERARLIDDLQRVQATEASLAVARDVQRSFMPRELPSIPGYEIATWWYPNAAVGGDYCDVVPMCDRRLGVVIADVSGHGLGPSLLMASVRAALRALMLEHSAPEILLDRLSRALYGDLKDGLFITMLFGALDVERHRLEYSNAGHAPAEHFCALTNQFMPFESTGLPLGVLEDSQYPQGPALMIEPGDVVVLCTDGIIEAMDATNRPFGRDQLRQIIAAHHQKPAKELIKQIADRVAAHYVGENPDDDLTILTLRRLP, via the coding sequence ATGGACCTCGTCGCACTGCTGAACGCCTCGGCTTCATCCGGCGAGCGATTGAATCTGCAATTGCGGGGGCTGGGGCGTTTGCTCGATACTAGCCGCGCGTTGGCTGCCGAAGTCGACTTGGCGCGGGCGGTCGAGTTGTTGACTGAGGGGATGCGCGAGGCGATCGATTGTGAGCAGGCCAACCTGTTCGAATACGACGCCCAACATGACTCGTTCAATTCTCCCTCGGCCCCGGCTGGCACGGGCAACGGCCGCGCCGCTGTCGGCAACTGGCTGGCCGGCCAAGCGGCGCACGAGCGCCGAGTGGTGAACCTGGATCAGGCCGACGGCGACGTCCGCTCGGGCCTCGCCGCGCCGGTCTGTTCGCCGACCAGCCACGCACTGCTGGGAGTGTTGGAACTGCTGAACAAGCGCGGCGGCTCGTTCGACCGCTTTGACGAATGCCTGCTGGATGAGTTTGGCCGGCATGCCGCGGTGGCCCTGGAGCGGGCCCGGCTGATTGACGACTTGCAACGCGTCCAGGCGACCGAGGCGTCGCTGGCCGTGGCCCGCGACGTGCAGCGCAGCTTCATGCCCCGCGAGCTGCCGTCGATCCCGGGCTATGAAATCGCCACCTGGTGGTATCCCAATGCGGCCGTCGGCGGCGACTATTGCGACGTGGTGCCGATGTGCGACCGCCGGCTGGGGGTGGTGATCGCCGATGTCAGCGGCCACGGCTTGGGGCCGAGCTTGCTGATGGCTTCGGTGCGGGCGGCTTTGCGCGCCTTGATGCTGGAACACTCGGCCCCCGAAATACTGCTCGATCGGCTGTCGCGCGCGCTGTACGGCGACCTGAAAGATGGCTTGTTCATCACGATGCTGTTCGGCGCGCTCGACGTCGAACGACATCGGCTCGAATACTCAAACGCGGGGCATGCGCCGGCCGAGCACTTTTGCGCGCTGACAAACCAGTTCATGCCGTTTGAGAGCACCGGCTTGCCGCTGGGCGTGCTGGAAGACTCGCAGTACCCGCAAGGACCGGCGCTGATGATCGAGCCGGGGGACGTGGTGGTCTTGTGTACTGACGGGATTATCGAGGCGATGGACGCGACCAACCGCCCGTTCGGCCGCGACCAGTTGCGGCAGATCATCGCGGCGCACCATCAAAAGCCGGCCAAGGAACTGATCAAGCAGATTGCCGACCGCGTGGCGGCGCATTACGTCGGCGAAAACCCGGACGACGACCTGACGATCCTGACCCTGCGACGCTTGCCTTAG
- a CDS encoding O-antigen ligase family protein, giving the protein MDFLLILGLLIALVWGGVLLLRLGLVAGCASLLLTGSCFGFAFFNLPGGPIPITVDRLLWGMLIGQYVIYRRWGLAAPKPLAKADYLLLAYAGLLLISTFTHDWTITRNLPASRLLFFYLMPMGLYVVARGMRVEQREVLGLWWFLGFFTVYLGLTALAETRGLHEVVFPKYIVSTEHAEFFGRGRGPFLNPVGVGIFAPICSFAALMCWPYCGRAGRVGLVVIALAGLVGTYATLTRSCWMGAALGLMILAALGLPRSWRVMLLGSGLLAGALFVVINWENLVAFKRDKDVSAADVADSAKLRPILATVAWKMFLDRPLLGFGFGQYEENNKFYLHDRSVDLPLEKARVYVQHNSFLAILTDTGVIGLGLYVALLVAWGYRAWKLWDCAAAPLWAREQGLLMLGALGVYLPNAMFHDVSIVAMVNMMMFFMAGLSAGLASRFVPVTVHAPATLATPRLVAAKSI; this is encoded by the coding sequence ATGGATTTCCTGCTCATTCTCGGCCTGTTGATCGCACTGGTCTGGGGCGGCGTCTTGCTGCTGAGGCTGGGGCTGGTGGCGGGCTGCGCATCGCTGCTGCTGACGGGTAGTTGCTTTGGCTTCGCCTTTTTCAACTTGCCCGGCGGGCCCATTCCGATCACGGTCGATCGATTGCTGTGGGGAATGTTGATTGGCCAGTACGTGATCTATCGCCGCTGGGGGCTGGCCGCTCCCAAGCCTTTGGCCAAGGCCGACTATCTGCTGTTGGCCTACGCGGGCTTGCTGCTGATCAGCACCTTTACGCACGATTGGACCATCACGCGCAATCTGCCGGCGTCGCGGCTGTTGTTCTTTTACCTGATGCCGATGGGGCTCTATGTCGTGGCCCGGGGCATGCGCGTCGAGCAGCGCGAAGTCCTCGGCCTGTGGTGGTTCCTCGGATTCTTCACGGTCTATCTCGGGCTGACGGCGTTGGCCGAGACGCGCGGCCTGCATGAAGTCGTCTTTCCCAAGTACATCGTCTCGACCGAGCACGCCGAGTTCTTCGGGCGCGGCCGCGGGCCGTTCCTGAACCCGGTGGGGGTCGGCATCTTCGCGCCGATTTGCAGCTTTGCCGCGCTGATGTGCTGGCCTTACTGTGGCCGCGCGGGACGTGTGGGGCTGGTGGTGATTGCCCTGGCCGGGCTGGTGGGAACCTATGCCACGCTGACACGCAGTTGCTGGATGGGGGCCGCGCTGGGGTTGATGATTCTGGCCGCGCTCGGCCTGCCGCGTAGTTGGCGCGTGATGTTGCTGGGCTCGGGACTGCTGGCGGGCGCGTTGTTTGTGGTGATTAACTGGGAGAACCTGGTCGCCTTCAAGCGTGATAAGGACGTCAGCGCCGCCGACGTGGCCGACTCGGCCAAGCTGCGCCCCATCTTGGCGACCGTGGCGTGGAAGATGTTCCTCGACCGGCCGCTGTTGGGCTTTGGCTTTGGCCAATACGAAGAAAACAACAAGTTCTACCTGCACGACCGGTCGGTCGATCTGCCGTTGGAAAAGGCCCGGGTCTACGTGCAGCACAACTCGTTCCTGGCCATCTTGACCGACACCGGGGTGATTGGGCTGGGGTTGTACGTGGCCTTGCTGGTCGCGTGGGGCTATCGAGCCTGGAAGCTCTGGGACTGCGCCGCGGCGCCGCTGTGGGCGCGGGAACAGGGGCTATTGATGCTCGGCGCGCTGGGCGTTTATCTGCCCAATGCCATGTTCCACGATGTGTCAATCGTGGCGATGGTGAACATGATGATGTTCTTCATGGCTGGACTCTCGGCCGGTCTGGCGAGCCGTTTCGTACCCGTGACGGTTCACGCGCCGGCGACGTTGGCGACGCCAAGGCTGGTCGCCGCTAAGTCGATTTGA